A stretch of Arthrobacter sunyaminii DNA encodes these proteins:
- a CDS encoding DUF6318 family protein, with amino-acid sequence MIRTSACSAVPAARLGALGLAAILVLGGCSGSSGDPNAEAAELSPLTSERAEPTENATSSATPSPTATYKPATAEGAAENVPLPVMPELAKEESAEGLRAFGEYWFSLVNYGFETGDSAPVMEISAQDCERCNIFYADLEEGYVNDDWIHGGKININSAGTQFVKTPQGRYQLLLSIRQEAVANRGPNGKVFFEHQIDKTTTAQIMEATYVSDHWVVNLVENM; translated from the coding sequence ATGATCCGCACTTCTGCCTGTTCTGCTGTTCCCGCTGCACGGTTGGGAGCGCTGGGTCTGGCCGCCATCCTGGTGCTCGGCGGATGCTCCGGATCCAGCGGCGACCCCAACGCCGAGGCAGCCGAGCTCAGCCCGTTAACCAGCGAGAGGGCCGAGCCGACGGAAAACGCCACTTCCTCTGCCACACCCTCACCCACCGCCACCTACAAGCCGGCGACCGCTGAGGGGGCCGCCGAAAATGTGCCCCTGCCGGTCATGCCCGAACTCGCGAAGGAAGAGTCCGCAGAGGGCTTGCGGGCTTTCGGAGAGTATTGGTTCAGCTTAGTAAATTACGGGTTCGAAACCGGAGACTCAGCCCCGGTGATGGAAATAAGCGCGCAAGACTGTGAACGCTGCAATATCTTCTATGCGGACCTTGAAGAAGGATATGTCAACGATGACTGGATTCACGGCGGGAAGATCAACATCAACTCTGCTGGAACCCAGTTTGTGAAAACGCCCCAAGGACGCTACCAGCTACTTCTATCGATCAGACAGGAAGCGGTCGCTAACCGAGGCCCTAACGGCAAGGTATTTTTCGAGCACCAGATCGATAAGACAACAACAGCACAAATAATGGAGGCAACTTATGTCTCCGACCACTGGGTCGTGAACTTGGTTGAGAACATGTAA
- a CDS encoding DUF6318 family protein, translating to MIRSAAAPLRLGTLGMAAILLLGGCSGSRDDPNTEPAVNASRSPSTSESPDTAESATPSEAPPRNAAAYKPATTEGPAENVPLPVMPDVAKEQSKEGLETFGEHWFDLVNYGYETGETSPVRAISAPGCERCESFYADVNEGYVNDDWIQGGHLRVISSGTQFIQTPEGRFQLILSIRQDASFNRGPNGKIYHEAAADEESSAFIMEATYVSDHWVVNLVENM from the coding sequence ATGATCCGTTCTGCTGCCGCTCCGCTCCGGCTGGGCACCCTGGGCATGGCCGCCATCCTTCTGCTCGGCGGATGCTCCGGATCCAGAGACGATCCCAACACCGAACCAGCGGTTAACGCATCCAGGAGCCCTTCAACCAGTGAGAGCCCCGACACCGCGGAAAGCGCTACTCCATCTGAGGCGCCACCCCGTAACGCCGCCGCCTACAAGCCGGCGACCACTGAGGGTCCCGCCGAGAATGTGCCTCTGCCTGTCATGCCTGATGTTGCGAAGGAGCAATCGAAGGAGGGTCTCGAGACTTTCGGAGAGCACTGGTTTGACTTGGTGAATTACGGGTACGAAACCGGGGAAACTTCACCTGTGAGAGCGATAAGCGCACCGGGCTGTGAGCGGTGCGAGTCATTCTATGCCGATGTGAATGAGGGGTATGTCAATGACGATTGGATTCAAGGTGGACACCTCAGGGTAATTTCTAGCGGCACTCAATTTATCCAGACGCCTGAAGGAAGGTTCCAGTTAATTCTGTCAATCAGACAAGATGCTAGCTTCAATCGTGGTCCGAACGGCAAGATTTATCATGAAGCCGCTGCCGATGAAGAATCCTCCGCATTCATTATGGAAGCAACGTACGTCTCCGACCACTGGGTCGTGAACTTGGTTGAGAACATGTAA
- a CDS encoding DUF6318 family protein produces MIRSAIAPLRLGTLGLAAILLLGGCSGSSGEPNAEAAENSSSSPSSSESTSPMESATPSATPAASYKPATAEGPAENVPLPVMPELAKRESKEGLIAFGHYWFSLLNYGYETGDASPVKGLSTSECQLCELYYVDLEEGYENDDWIQGGKISISSSGSQFEKTPEGRYQLLLSIRQEAGVNRGPNGVIYGAGSAGDEQATAQIMEATYISDHWVVNLVENM; encoded by the coding sequence ATGATCCGCTCTGCTATCGCTCCGCTTCGGCTGGGTACCCTGGGCCTAGCAGCCATCCTTCTGCTCGGCGGATGCTCCGGATCCAGCGGCGAGCCCAACGCTGAAGCTGCAGAGAACAGCTCGAGCAGCCCTTCCTCCAGCGAAAGCACGAGCCCGATGGAAAGCGCAACTCCTTCTGCGACACCCGCCGCCTCCTATAAGCCGGCAACCGCTGAGGGGCCCGCCGAAAATGTGCCTCTGCCGGTAATGCCCGAACTTGCGAAGAGAGAATCCAAAGAGGGCTTGATAGCTTTCGGGCACTACTGGTTCAGCTTATTGAACTACGGCTACGAGACCGGAGACGCATCACCGGTAAAAGGATTAAGCACATCCGAGTGCCAACTCTGTGAGCTCTACTACGTGGATCTGGAGGAGGGGTACGAGAATGACGATTGGATCCAGGGCGGGAAAATAAGTATCTCCTCAAGTGGTTCACAGTTTGAGAAAACACCGGAGGGACGCTACCAGTTGCTCCTGTCAATCCGGCAGGAAGCAGGGGTGAATCGGGGCCCAAACGGAGTGATCTACGGTGCAGGTTCTGCCGGAGATGAACAAGCAACAGCACAAATTATGGAGGCAACGTACATCTCCGACCACTGGGTCGTGAACTTGGTTGAAAATATGTAA